A genomic stretch from Sulfurihydrogenibium azorense Az-Fu1 includes:
- a CDS encoding c-type cytochrome — MKRIKLMSLAVISTALIIGCSKKEETSTESQQSAPVQQTQTTQQPAQQQQSQEQQKPQEQKSEEQQHPSKEEQKSLESKKEEKSSEPKKEQKSSESKKEEKKTETTVAKVDGESIFKSKGCTACHQAAADTVGPALKKIASAYNGKKEDLIKFFSGEGKAIVDPAKEAVMKPQIEITKKLSKEEKEALAEFILKH, encoded by the coding sequence TTGAAAAGAATAAAACTAATGTCTTTAGCAGTTATATCTACAGCTTTGATAATCGGCTGCTCTAAAAAAGAAGAAACTTCTACAGAATCTCAACAGTCAGCTCCGGTTCAACAAACCCAAACAACACAACAACCGGCTCAGCAACAACAATCTCAGGAACAGCAAAAACCACAAGAGCAAAAATCCGAAGAACAGCAACATCCATCTAAAGAAGAACAAAAATCTTTAGAATCTAAGAAAGAAGAGAAATCTTCAGAACCAAAGAAAGAACAAAAATCTTCAGAATCTAAGAAAGAAGAAAAAAAGACTGAAACAACAGTAGCAAAAGTAGATGGGGAGTCTATTTTTAAATCAAAAGGTTGTACAGCTTGCCACCAAGCAGCTGCTGACACCGTAGGACCAGCTTTAAAGAAAATTGCATCTGCATACAATGGAAAAAAAGAAGATTTAATTAAATTTTTCAGTGGTGAAGGAAAAGCTATAGTTGATCCTGCTAAGGAAGCAGTAATGAAACCACAAATAGAGATAACAAAAAAATTATCTAAAGAAGAGAAAGAAGCTTTAGCAGAATTTATTTTAAAACATTAA
- a CDS encoding L,D-transpeptidase produces the protein MVKKFLLLLFSITLTSYATEDLFKIAKQKVQTKSVEDTVLKSLKLYNDGLYTNAINLIQDTLIKSEVNDQNYAILNLILASSIYKAREEDLMYKVIQQLQDNRLDDYSLYRIYQIAMTIFIERKHQEGQEYILNKLGINTQDNPKLETTEDPSKVIEAIITGKESKKEKIKRLTKSNRFILFGEDSKVINYKNVSFILGQNIFELDPQIPIIGKLSIYISEKDQTLLEISKKLDLGYYELKNANPFLDPFDIRKNQIIIVPFRRILPIKNFSYGTIYININEKRLYYPVLIEDKSYIITFPIGIGADEAQSPVGDFKITQKRKNPAWYPPESIRKEQPDLPPVFPPGPDNPLGTRAMRLGNTSFLMHGTNKEYGIGMKVSHGCIRMYNEDVEKLFEVVDVGTPVVSRDIPYKVFFNSEKFVEAFDDDSILELEKTSLVSKKFIQLYKTDIIGKSFAIKAW, from the coding sequence ATGGTTAAAAAGTTTTTACTACTATTATTTTCAATAACATTAACTTCATATGCAACTGAAGACTTATTTAAAATCGCCAAGCAAAAAGTTCAGACAAAAAGTGTAGAAGATACGGTATTAAAATCTTTAAAGCTTTACAACGATGGACTTTACACAAACGCAATAAATCTTATCCAAGATACACTTATAAAAAGCGAGGTAAACGACCAAAATTATGCTATTTTAAATCTAATCCTTGCTTCTTCTATATACAAAGCCCGGGAAGAAGATTTAATGTATAAAGTTATACAGCAGCTGCAAGACAACAGACTTGATGATTATTCCCTCTATAGAATCTACCAAATAGCAATGACAATATTTATTGAGAGAAAACATCAAGAAGGTCAGGAGTATATATTAAATAAGTTAGGTATAAACACACAAGATAATCCAAAGTTAGAGACTACTGAAGATCCAAGCAAAGTAATAGAGGCTATAATAACAGGGAAAGAATCAAAAAAAGAAAAGATAAAAAGACTTACAAAAAGCAACAGATTTATACTTTTTGGAGAAGATTCAAAAGTTATAAACTACAAAAATGTAAGTTTTATTCTTGGTCAAAACATATTTGAGTTAGACCCTCAAATCCCAATAATAGGAAAGTTGTCTATATACATCTCAGAAAAAGACCAAACTTTACTTGAGATATCAAAAAAGTTAGACCTTGGATACTATGAACTTAAAAATGCAAATCCATTCTTAGACCCTTTTGACATAAGAAAAAATCAGATAATCATCGTACCCTTTAGAAGAATACTACCAATCAAAAACTTCTCTTACGGAACTATATACATAAATATAAATGAAAAAAGACTTTACTATCCAGTTTTAATAGAAGATAAAAGCTACATAATAACCTTCCCAATAGGAATAGGTGCAGACGAAGCCCAATCACCAGTAGGAGATTTTAAGATAACCCAAAAAAGAAAAAACCCTGCTTGGTATCCACCTGAGAGTATAAGAAAAGAGCAACCTGATTTACCACCTGTTTTTCCACCAGGACCTGATAACCCCCTTGGGACAAGAGCTATGAGACTTGGAAATACTTCATTTTTAATGCATGGAACAAATAAAGAGTACGGCATAGGTATGAAAGTTAGCCACGGTTGTATAAGGATGTACAATGAAGATGTAGAAAAATTGTTTGAAGTTGTAGATGTAGGAACTCCCGTTGTAAGTAGAGATATTCCTTATAAGGTATTTTTTAACTCAGAAAAGTTTGTAGAAGCTTTTGATGATGATTCAATATTAGAATTAGAAAAAACCAGTCTCGTTAGTAAAAAGTTTATACAGCTTTATAAAACAGATATTATAGGAAAAAGCTTTGCAATAAAAGCTTGGTGA
- a CDS encoding DUF3592 domain-containing protein, translated as MAFFVIYKNFRYVFWKKTQGEILEKKVERVHQIIKYETYRPIVKYKYTVNGKEFQSDKIFLSPFETDKNTAEKIINEFKSEKVDVFYNPFNPSESVLKRSINAGLVVMLIALIGIMLPFLYQTFIEIHGYGLDTKTIAEIVKNILHKLHD; from the coding sequence TTGGCATTTTTTGTAATATACAAAAATTTTAGGTATGTCTTTTGGAAGAAGACCCAAGGAGAGATTTTAGAAAAAAAAGTAGAAAGAGTTCACCAGATAATAAAGTATGAAACCTATAGACCTATTGTAAAGTACAAGTATACCGTAAATGGTAAAGAATTCCAGTCTGATAAAATCTTTCTATCCCCCTTCGAAACAGATAAAAATACAGCTGAGAAGATAATCAATGAGTTTAAATCGGAAAAAGTAGATGTTTTCTACAATCCTTTTAATCCCTCTGAAAGTGTTTTAAAAAGGTCTATAAATGCTGGTTTAGTAGTGATGTTAATAGCTTTAATTGGAATTATGCTTCCATTTTTATACCAAACTTTTATAGAAATTCATGGTTATGGGTTAGATACCAAGACGATAGCAGAAATAGTTAAAAATATTTTACATAAACTTCATGATTAA
- a CDS encoding cysteine desulfurase family protein: MRRIYVDHLATTPVCDEAIEAMMPYFKEKFGNPTSLHEMGIEAKKAINKAREQVAELLNVSNPDDIVFTSGAIEANNLAIKGFAKAPGRRGKHIVVSAIEHHSILHSCKTLEKEGFEITEVQPDEYGIIDPQKLADAVREDTILVSVGFANREIGTIQDMPALVAAVKEKNPRVVFHSDIAAAVGHMPVDVEGWGLDMASFTGHYFYAPKGVGGLYVKKGIRLKPLIEGGIQEGGRRAGTENVPGIVGMGAAAELAIKEMDDRVNRLRYLRDKLKKGIEERIPHIKFTGHPEKRLPNHLSLIVMYIEGEAMLLMLNIKKTYAASGSACVSYALKQSHVLAAIGVEKEASNGSIVFSLGRDNTEEDIDYIIEEYPKVIARLREISPFNPENWEDFTKKASKFK; this comes from the coding sequence ATGAGAAGAATATATGTAGACCATTTAGCTACAACACCTGTTTGTGATGAAGCCATAGAAGCCATGATGCCATACTTTAAAGAAAAGTTTGGTAATCCTACATCTCTACACGAGATGGGAATAGAGGCTAAAAAAGCAATAAACAAAGCTAGGGAGCAGGTAGCAGAGCTTTTAAATGTAAGTAATCCTGATGATATAGTTTTCACATCTGGAGCAATAGAAGCGAATAACCTTGCCATAAAAGGATTTGCAAAGGCACCAGGAAGAAGAGGAAAACATATAGTAGTATCAGCTATAGAGCATCACTCTATCTTACACTCTTGTAAAACCTTAGAAAAAGAAGGATTTGAAATAACAGAAGTTCAACCAGACGAGTACGGAATAATAGACCCACAAAAGTTAGCCGATGCTGTTAGAGAAGACACAATACTTGTATCAGTGGGATTTGCAAACAGAGAGATTGGTACAATTCAAGATATGCCAGCTTTAGTAGCAGCTGTTAAAGAAAAGAATCCAAGAGTAGTTTTCCACTCTGATATTGCAGCAGCAGTTGGACATATGCCAGTTGACGTAGAAGGCTGGGGACTTGATATGGCTTCATTTACAGGACATTACTTCTATGCACCAAAAGGAGTAGGTGGACTATACGTTAAAAAAGGTATAAGGTTAAAACCTCTTATAGAAGGTGGAATACAAGAAGGTGGTAGAAGAGCTGGAACAGAAAACGTACCTGGCATAGTAGGTATGGGAGCAGCAGCAGAACTTGCTATCAAAGAGATGGACGATAGGGTAAACAGGTTAAGATATCTAAGAGATAAACTAAAGAAAGGTATTGAGGAAAGAATACCTCACATAAAATTTACAGGACATCCAGAAAAAAGACTTCCAAACCATTTATCTTTAATTGTTATGTACATAGAAGGAGAAGCAATGCTTCTTATGTTAAACATCAAAAAAACTTATGCAGCTTCAGGTTCAGCTTGTGTTTCTTATGCACTAAAACAATCCCACGTTTTAGCTGCTATAGGAGTAGAAAAGGAAGCTTCTAACGGGTCAATAGTTTTCTCTCTTGGTAGAGATAATACAGAAGAAGATATAGATTACATCATTGAAGAGTATCCAAAAGTTATTGCAAGATTAAGGGAAATATCTCCATTCAACCCAGAAAACTGGGAAGACTTTACAAAGAAAGCTTCAAAATTCAAGTAA
- the dapB gene encoding 4-hydroxy-tetrahydrodipicolinate reductase, giving the protein MLRLGISGVMGRMGRTIANLASNDPDISITAGIESPDCAHLHNTIGELINKKDLTAPITSDLSQVIDQIDVLIDFAANQEAVLGHLRILAADKKAAVIGTTGFLDYQLQEIKEISKEIPIVLAPNMSIGVNLLFKLVEKAARVLKDKGFDIEVVEMHHRYKKDAPSGTAMKIVDILKRETGIEKIVYGREGITGERSSKEIGVFALRGGDVVGDHTVIFASMGERIELTHKASSRDIFAKGAIEAAKWVKDKPAGLYDMIDVLGLNE; this is encoded by the coding sequence ATGCTTAGACTTGGAATATCCGGTGTAATGGGTAGAATGGGAAGAACTATTGCAAATCTTGCATCTAATGACCCTGATATATCAATCACAGCAGGTATAGAAAGTCCCGATTGTGCTCATTTACATAACACTATTGGAGAGTTAATAAATAAAAAAGACCTGACAGCTCCAATTACTTCAGATTTATCTCAAGTGATAGACCAGATAGATGTACTTATAGACTTTGCAGCTAATCAGGAAGCAGTTTTAGGACATTTAAGAATTCTTGCAGCAGATAAAAAAGCTGCAGTGATAGGAACAACAGGATTTTTAGATTATCAACTTCAAGAAATAAAAGAAATTTCAAAAGAAATTCCTATTGTTTTAGCTCCGAATATGAGTATAGGTGTAAATCTTTTGTTTAAACTTGTAGAAAAAGCTGCAAGAGTTTTGAAGGATAAAGGTTTTGATATAGAAGTGGTTGAGATGCACCATAGGTATAAAAAAGATGCACCATCTGGAACAGCTATGAAAATAGTGGATATTTTAAAAAGAGAAACGGGTATAGAAAAGATTGTATACGGTAGAGAAGGAATAACAGGAGAGAGAAGTAGTAAAGAGATAGGTGTTTTTGCATTAAGAGGTGGAGACGTAGTAGGAGATCATACAGTTATTTTTGCATCTATGGGAGAAAGAATAGAACTAACTCATAAAGCAAGCTCAAGGGACATATTTGCAAAAGGTGCAATAGAAGCTGCAAAGTGGGTAAAAGATAAACCTGCTGGACTTTACGATATGATTGATGTTCTTGGCTTAAATGAGTAA
- a CDS encoding DUF2267 domain-containing protein, producing the protein MNFEKYVEKGNLFLKELAQELGNPDDKEKAGRVLRTVLHVLRRRLTLEESFDLISQLPMCIKAVYIDGWKPSPMPDKTIKTVEDFIHEVLEEDRRAAGKDFGNEEHAKQVIKAVFRVIKRHVSDGEIQDVKGDLPKSLKALWED; encoded by the coding sequence ATGAACTTTGAAAAGTATGTAGAAAAAGGAAATCTCTTCTTGAAAGAACTTGCTCAAGAGTTAGGTAATCCTGATGACAAAGAAAAAGCAGGGAGAGTTTTAAGAACAGTATTACATGTTTTAAGAAGAAGATTGACATTAGAAGAATCTTTTGATCTAATTTCTCAACTTCCGATGTGCATTAAAGCAGTTTATATTGATGGATGGAAACCTTCTCCTATGCCAGACAAAACCATCAAAACAGTTGAAGATTTTATACATGAAGTTTTAGAGGAAGATAGGAGAGCTGCAGGTAAAGATTTTGGAAATGAAGAACATGCGAAACAAGTTATAAAAGCTGTATTTAGAGTTATTAAAAGGCATGTCTCCGACGGAGAGATACAAGACGTAAAAGGAGATTTACCAAAGAGCTTAAAAGCTCTCTGGGAAGATTAA
- a CDS encoding Mrp/NBP35 family ATP-binding protein, which yields MALQGVIDALKRTTLQEIGVSFSIADLMKDLKIDGNNVYIKVFSPSEKYHDFLKEKIEKTLKSIGAEKVEVEFSSEPPSQRQTQPPPPPPQANPFESRRRIPNVKKVIAVASGKGGVGKSTVAVNLASALKKLGYNVGYLDADMYGPSGPTMFGAKDKKVMARQTPEGDKIIAPEAHGVKVMSIGFLLPSEDTPVIWRGPVLFKALTQFLFDVDWGEEPLDFLVIDLPPGTGDVQITLGQTAEIDGAVIVTTPQDVALIDVKKGIQMFNEVQIPILGVVENMSYFVCPDSGKVYEIFGKSKTEEIAKTYEVELLGKIPIEPKVAEFSDLGIPIVFAKEDSQSAKEFINIAEKIIRKLSLT from the coding sequence ATGGCATTACAAGGAGTAATTGATGCATTAAAAAGAACAACACTACAAGAAATAGGAGTAAGCTTTTCTATAGCTGACTTAATGAAGGATTTAAAGATAGATGGGAATAATGTTTACATCAAAGTTTTTTCTCCAAGTGAAAAATATCATGACTTTCTAAAAGAAAAGATAGAAAAAACGTTAAAGTCAATTGGAGCTGAAAAAGTAGAAGTTGAGTTTTCAAGTGAACCACCTTCCCAAAGACAGACACAGCCACCACCTCCTCCACCACAAGCTAATCCTTTTGAATCTAGAAGAAGAATTCCTAATGTAAAAAAGGTTATAGCTGTAGCTTCTGGTAAAGGTGGTGTAGGTAAATCAACTGTAGCTGTTAACCTTGCATCTGCTTTAAAAAAGTTAGGATATAACGTAGGGTATTTAGATGCTGATATGTATGGTCCAAGTGGTCCAACTATGTTTGGAGCAAAAGATAAAAAAGTTATGGCAAGACAGACACCAGAAGGGGATAAGATTATAGCTCCCGAAGCTCACGGCGTAAAAGTAATGTCAATAGGATTTTTATTACCATCTGAAGATACTCCGGTTATATGGAGAGGTCCTGTTTTATTCAAGGCTCTTACCCAGTTTTTATTTGATGTAGATTGGGGAGAAGAACCTTTAGACTTTTTAGTTATAGACTTACCACCTGGAACAGGAGACGTACAGATTACCCTTGGTCAAACAGCTGAAATAGATGGAGCTGTTATAGTTACAACACCTCAAGATGTTGCTCTTATAGACGTTAAAAAAGGAATACAGATGTTTAACGAAGTACAAATTCCAATCCTTGGAGTAGTTGAAAATATGAGTTACTTTGTATGTCCAGACAGTGGAAAAGTTTATGAAATATTTGGTAAAAGTAAAACAGAAGAAATTGCTAAAACCTATGAAGTAGAACTTTTAGGTAAAATACCTATAGAACCAAAAGTTGCAGAGTTTTCTGACCTTGGAATACCTATAGTATTTGCAAAAGAAGACTCTCAATCTGCAAAAGAGTTTATAAATATAGCAGAAAAAATTATTAGAAAACTCAGTTTAACGTAA
- the rpiB gene encoding ribose 5-phosphate isomerase B, whose product MKIALGSDHGGFFYKEKIKEYLKSKKYEIIDKGTYSPEPVDYPYFGENVGMAVASGEADRGIIICGTGIGISIAANKIKGVRAALCTNEFMARMARSHNDANVLALGQRVIGLDHALAIVDVFLETPFEGGRHERRVKLILDIEEGKI is encoded by the coding sequence GTGAAAATAGCCCTTGGAAGTGATCATGGTGGATTCTTCTATAAAGAAAAAATAAAGGAGTATTTGAAATCAAAAAAGTATGAAATTATAGACAAAGGCACTTACTCTCCTGAACCTGTTGATTATCCATACTTTGGTGAGAATGTAGGTATGGCAGTTGCATCTGGGGAAGCTGATAGAGGAATAATAATCTGTGGAACAGGGATAGGTATATCTATAGCAGCAAACAAAATAAAAGGTGTAAGAGCTGCCTTGTGTACCAATGAGTTTATGGCAAGGATGGCAAGGTCTCATAACGATGCAAACGTTTTAGCCCTTGGCCAAAGAGTTATTGGTTTAGACCATGCACTTGCAATAGTTGACGTGTTTTTAGAAACTCCATTTGAAGGTGGAAGACACGAAAGAAGAGTTAAACTTATTTTAGATATTGAGGAAGGAAAGATTTAA
- a CDS encoding iron-sulfur cluster assembly scaffold protein: protein MFEYTEKVMDHFMNPRNLGEIPNPDGYGQCGNPSCGDAMLFTIKVDKDTDIITDVKFKTFGCGSAIAVSSVLTEMVKGKPIDYALNLTYKEIFEELGGLPPQKIHCTNLGLETLHVAIKDYLLKQGRVEEASKIPDCIEEDHEEEAPVSLEHIG, encoded by the coding sequence ATGTTTGAATATACAGAAAAAGTGATGGATCACTTTATGAATCCAAGAAACTTGGGAGAAATACCAAATCCAGATGGATACGGTCAGTGTGGTAATCCATCTTGTGGTGATGCTATGTTGTTTACTATAAAGGTGGATAAAGACACAGATATAATTACAGACGTTAAGTTTAAAACGTTTGGTTGTGGATCTGCTATAGCTGTTTCTTCAGTTTTAACTGAAATGGTAAAAGGAAAGCCTATAGACTATGCACTAAACTTAACTTACAAAGAGATATTTGAAGAACTTGGTGGATTACCACCACAAAAAATACACTGTACAAACCTTGGACTTGAAACTCTCCATGTTGCTATAAAAGACTATCTCTTAAAACAAGGTAGAGTAGAAGAAGCAAGCAAAATACCAGACTGTATAGAAGAAGACCACGAAGAAGAAGCACCAGTATCTTTAGAACATATAGGATAA
- a CDS encoding AtpZ/AtpI family protein, translating to MSKEVNRTFSFLSIGLHLVSGVIVGVTIGYLLDKYFGTSPYLTIIFFFLGLAAGFRNMYIDAKKYIQSEEKNN from the coding sequence ATGAGTAAAGAAGTAAACAGAACTTTCTCTTTTCTATCCATAGGATTACATCTTGTTTCTGGAGTAATAGTTGGAGTAACAATAGGCTATTTACTAGATAAATACTTTGGAACATCACCTTACTTGACTATAATCTTTTTCTTTTTAGGATTAGCAGCCGGATTTAGAAATATGTACATAGACGCCAAGAAGTACATCCAATCAGAAGAAAAAAATAATTAA
- the lipA gene encoding lipoyl synthase, which translates to MKPKVKSPLLPEVFKIKKLLRSLNLHTVCEEASCPNIGDCFSRKTATFMIMGDVCTRNCPYCNVNHGKPLPLNPDEPENIAKAVKILSLKHVVITSVDRDDLPDGGASHFAKVIEKVRQLNPDTTIEVLIPDFKGNVESLKIVVDSKPDVINHNVETVKQLYKKVRPQGNYERSLKLIKTVKELDSNIITKSGFMLGLGETKQQVINLLIDLKQHNCDVVTIGQYLQPSKNHLPVEKYYTEEEFKEFEDIGYKIGFKQVFSGILVRSSFHAGEVYEKVKL; encoded by the coding sequence ATGAAACCAAAAGTAAAATCTCCACTTCTTCCAGAAGTTTTTAAAATAAAAAAGCTTCTTCGCAGCCTTAACTTACACACAGTCTGTGAGGAAGCTTCCTGTCCCAACATAGGAGACTGTTTTTCCAGAAAAACCGCAACATTTATGATAATGGGTGATGTATGTACACGAAACTGCCCCTACTGTAATGTAAACCACGGAAAACCTCTTCCTTTAAACCCAGATGAACCTGAAAACATAGCAAAAGCTGTTAAAATACTAAGTCTAAAACATGTAGTTATAACATCGGTAGACAGAGATGACCTTCCTGACGGTGGAGCTTCCCACTTTGCTAAAGTCATAGAAAAAGTAAGACAGTTAAACCCAGATACTACCATAGAGGTTTTAATACCAGATTTTAAAGGAAATGTTGAATCATTAAAAATAGTAGTAGATTCTAAACCTGATGTTATTAACCACAATGTTGAGACTGTAAAACAGCTTTACAAAAAAGTAAGACCTCAAGGAAATTATGAAAGGTCTTTAAAGTTGATAAAGACTGTAAAAGAGTTAGACAGCAATATAATAACAAAGTCAGGATTTATGCTTGGTTTAGGTGAAACAAAACAGCAAGTTATAAATTTACTAATAGACTTAAAACAACATAACTGTGATGTGGTAACAATCGGACAGTATTTACAACCATCTAAAAACCATCTTCCAGTAGAAAAGTACTATACAGAAGAAGAGTTTAAAGAGTTTGAAGATATAGGCTATAAAATAGGTTTTAAACAAGTATTTTCAGGCATCCTTGTAAGAAGCTCCTTTCATGCTGGAGAAGTTTATGAGAAAGTTAAGTTATAA
- the purT gene encoding formate-dependent phosphoribosylglycinamide formyltransferase: MIIGTPLSHNATKILLLGSGELGKEFVIEAMRMGIEVIAVDSYQNAPAQQVAHRYYVIDMKNGKQIKDIVYREKPDFIVPEIEAIDTDDLIDLEKEGFTVVPCAQAVKYTMNRIGIRRLAAEKVGLKTSKYAFASDIETYRKKVMEIGLPCVVKPVMSSSGKGQSVVRSLEDIDRAWYYAQENARGKGSEVIIEEFINFDYEITLLTVRTKNQGTLFCEPIGHIQVEGDYWESWQPHIMSETALNKAKEIAKKITDELGGYGIFGCEMFVKGDEVWFNEISPRPHDTGMVTLISQNMSEFEIHLRAILGLPIEIKLLSPSASYCFHAKEYGVAPIYKGVEQALSLGDVKVRIFGKPTTRPKRRMGITLATGETVEEARKKAKKAAEFIKVEVD, translated from the coding sequence ATGATTATTGGAACGCCTCTTTCTCACAACGCAACAAAAATCCTTTTACTTGGAAGTGGAGAGTTAGGAAAGGAGTTTGTCATAGAAGCTATGAGGATGGGAATAGAGGTAATAGCTGTAGATAGCTATCAAAACGCTCCAGCTCAGCAAGTAGCTCATAGATACTATGTAATAGATATGAAAAATGGAAAACAGATAAAAGATATTGTTTACAGAGAAAAACCTGACTTTATAGTCCCTGAAATTGAAGCAATAGATACAGACGATCTAATAGATTTAGAAAAAGAAGGTTTCACGGTTGTCCCTTGTGCTCAAGCTGTTAAATACACTATGAACAGAATAGGAATAAGAAGGCTTGCAGCTGAAAAAGTAGGATTAAAAACTTCAAAATATGCCTTTGCTTCTGATATAGAGACTTACAGAAAAAAAGTTATGGAAATAGGACTTCCATGTGTAGTTAAACCTGTAATGAGTTCCTCAGGAAAAGGACAGTCCGTAGTCAGAAGTTTAGAAGACATAGACAGAGCTTGGTATTATGCCCAAGAAAACGCAAGAGGCAAGGGAAGTGAAGTAATAATAGAAGAGTTTATAAACTTTGACTACGAAATAACACTGCTTACAGTTAGAACAAAAAACCAAGGAACACTTTTTTGTGAACCAATAGGTCATATACAGGTAGAAGGAGATTACTGGGAAAGCTGGCAACCTCATATAATGTCTGAAACTGCACTAAATAAAGCTAAAGAAATTGCAAAAAAAATCACAGACGAGCTTGGAGGATACGGCATATTTGGATGTGAGATGTTTGTAAAAGGAGATGAGGTTTGGTTTAACGAAATATCTCCAAGACCCCACGATACTGGAATGGTAACGTTAATATCCCAAAATATGTCAGAGTTTGAGATACATTTAAGAGCTATACTAGGCTTACCTATAGAAATAAAATTACTTTCACCTTCAGCTTCTTACTGCTTTCATGCAAAAGAGTATGGAGTAGCTCCTATTTATAAAGGAGTAGAACAAGCCCTTTCTCTTGGAGATGTAAAAGTAAGAATATTTGGAAAACCTACTACAAGACCTAAAAGAAGAATGGGCATTACTTTAGCAACTGGAGAAACAGTAGAAGAAGCAAGAAAAAAAGCGAAAAAAGCTGCAGAGTTTATAAAAGTTGAAGTTGATTAA
- the glyA gene encoding serine hydroxymethyltransferase: MLENLKSTDPEVYQAVSLEFKRQQEHLEMIASENYTSQAVMEAQGSVLTNKYAEGLPHKRYYGGCEYVDIVEDLAIERLKKLYGAEHANVQPHSGSQANQAVFFSQLQPGDTILGMRLDHGGHLTHGAKVNVSGVVFNSVQYGLNPKTELIDYDEVYRLAKEYKPKLIIAGASAYSRVIDFAKFREIADEVGALLMVDMAHYSGLIAGGVYPNPVPYAQFVTSTTHKTLRGPRGGFILCKQEYAKDIDKWVFPRLQGGPLMHVIAAKAVAFKEALSDEFKKYAQQVVKNAQVLAEELMAQGLRIVSGGTDSHLMLVDLRPLNVKGNQAEEALGKANITVNKNAIPFDPEKPTITSGIRLGTAALTTRGMKENDMRRIAKNIVKVLKNLDNEKIIQEVKEDVLSLCSSYPLYPNWWKDYGYGEK, translated from the coding sequence TTGTTAGAAAATCTTAAAAGCACTGATCCAGAAGTTTATCAGGCAGTTTCTTTAGAGTTTAAAAGACAACAAGAACACTTAGAGATGATAGCATCAGAAAACTACACTTCACAAGCTGTGATGGAAGCTCAAGGCAGCGTCCTTACTAACAAGTATGCAGAAGGACTTCCCCATAAAAGGTATTACGGTGGATGTGAATACGTTGATATAGTAGAAGACTTAGCAATAGAGAGACTAAAAAAACTCTACGGTGCAGAGCACGCAAATGTTCAACCTCACTCAGGGTCTCAAGCTAATCAAGCTGTCTTTTTTTCTCAGCTCCAACCGGGTGATACGATACTTGGAATGAGACTTGACCATGGTGGACACTTAACCCACGGTGCAAAAGTAAACGTATCAGGTGTTGTCTTTAACTCCGTCCAGTACGGGTTAAACCCAAAAACAGAACTTATAGATTACGATGAAGTTTACCGACTTGCAAAAGAGTACAAACCCAAACTAATAATTGCAGGAGCTTCAGCTTACTCTCGAGTTATAGATTTTGCCAAATTTAGAGAAATAGCTGACGAAGTAGGTGCTTTACTTATGGTAGATATGGCTCACTACTCAGGTTTAATAGCAGGTGGAGTTTACCCTAACCCTGTTCCTTACGCTCAGTTTGTAACCTCTACAACTCACAAAACTCTAAGAGGTCCAAGGGGAGGTTTCATACTTTGTAAACAGGAGTATGCTAAAGACATAGACAAGTGGGTTTTCCCTAGACTTCAAGGTGGACCTTTGATGCACGTAATAGCAGCTAAAGCAGTAGCATTTAAAGAAGCTCTTTCTGATGAGTTTAAAAAGTATGCTCAGCAGGTTGTGAAAAATGCTCAAGTTTTAGCCGAAGAACTTATGGCACAAGGTTTAAGAATAGTATCTGGTGGAACAGACTCCCATTTAATGCTTGTAGATTTAAGACCTCTTAACGTTAAAGGAAATCAAGCAGAGGAAGCTCTTGGAAAAGCAAACATTACAGTAAACAAAAATGCTATACCTTTTGACCCAGAAAAACCAACTATAACATCCGGAATAAGACTAGGGACAGCAGCTCTTACTACAAGGGGAATGAAAGAAAATGATATGAGAAGAATTGCAAAAAATATAGTCAAAGTATTGAAAAACCTTGACAATGAAAAGATTATACAAGAAGTAAAAGAAGATGTGCTATCCTTATGCTCATCATACCCTCTCTACCCTAACTGGTGGAAAGACTACGGTTATGGCGAGAAATGA